A window of Variovorax paradoxus EPS genomic DNA:
CTCAAGAGCGAAGACGCCGACTGCGCCATCCGCCACGTCGTGAAGGCCCGGTCGCCCCATCGCGCCGACGACACGGCCTATGTGCAGCAGCTGAGCGCGCGCATGAACAGCACCATCCGCACCAACCTGAGCGCCGGCAGCACGCTCAAGATGCTGATGCGGCCGCTGGAGTTGCCTGCCCGGGTGCAGACGGTGATCCAGTACCCGATCAAGCAATTCATGCAGCACGTGTTCCTGCGCTAGCGCGGGCCCGCGTTGTCCCTCTGAATGCGGGTCAGACGTTTGAGTAATTCACCACCGAGGAAGCGTGACCGCCTGTTAGTTCTGGGCGGTTTCAGCGAGAGATATCTCGCTGCCTAACTTCCCGAGCCACTCGTCTGGGGCGAGAGGACATATGAGTCCCGTAGACATCACCAGCTGCGCTCGAAAGCTCGATCAGGCACTGGCGGAAGAAATCGAGCGTCGCGACCGTTTCGGTCATCAAGCAGATTCCCCAGAAATCAATTCATCCTGCAGCAATTTCTGGAAGATTCGTATACCGGAATCGCATGGCGGGCCTTGCCTGCCACCGAGCCTTCTTGCGCTCGATCGATTTCACATATTCACCCCGGCGTCGGAATTTGGGGACTGCTTATCAAATGCGCCGAAATGCTTCAATGCTTCGTTCAGCCAAGGAACATTCCTTGTTGCCGCAAAATCTTCAAATGACGTCCCGCTATGCACCGCCTCCACCGATTCTCGAAGAGACGCGGCGCCGGCGCGGGTGCCACCCGGGTGACCATGCACCCCGCCTCCCGCGAACAGGGCGACTCTTGGACCAAGCTCTTTAACGATTTTCTCCGTAGTCAAAGGATCAAGACCAGCGCCGCAAATAGGCAAAACAGAACGCAATCCATCGAAATCCTGGGCCAGCCCTGACGCTGAGGAGGTTGAGGGTAGATAAGTCGCTTCCGTAACCGATGCAACGATATCGAGTACAGCGGCTTTTTTGGAACTCATAACGCCTATGGCTGGTGTGCCCGTGTGAACCTGATCCCCTCCAATTACTCGGAATAATTTCGCCCAAACCATGTAATCAACACCAAAATCCTGGGCTCGATGCAATGCGGCAAAAAGGGTTCTGTGCCCGTGAATAATGAGGCCCAGGTCCTGATTTCGCAGGGTATGAAGAAGAGAGCAACCGCCCATCACAAAGTCGATCATGATTGCGTCTCCCCCCAGTCTCGCAACAAAATCAGCTCGCCTTATCGATTCCAATACGTTGGACGACGTGACATTCGGCACATAGATTTTCTTTCGACCACTGATATCTTCCGCCCTTTTCATGGCGTCAATCGAAAGGCGAATCCGTGTGTAAAAATCACTGCCGAATGCCGGCTGGTGCGTAAGGGCTTCGTCATCCTTGACCATATCGACACCGTGCGTTCCGCCTTCACTAGCAAGTCCAGACCAGGCGTCGAAACAAATCTCGGCGTGTTCGCTTGCCGTGAGGCCGCATTTCGGTTTGATAATAGATCCGATGATCGGGATATTTTTTTCTATTTTTAACCGCTCATACACGCCCTTTATTCCATGCCTTGGTCCAAGGTAGGACGCCAAATACATTTTTGGGAGCGATATATCCATCAGCTTCAGCTTGGAAACATCGGCAAGGCCGAATGCATTACCGGCAATAACCGTCAGCAATTGACTTATATTGCCAGGTTCAAATAAATCAATTGGATACGCAATTTTTGCTATGCCTACAGCGGGATCATAGGCGAAGACCTTGCCCGCAATCAGGTTTGCCCCGGCGGTCGCGGTCTTTACATCGGTCCAGGTTCCGGTCGATGATTCTGCCGCAACTGAGCCTAAGAATGCGAGGCCATCCAGTCGAGAAGTCACCGCTTTCTCTATCAGATAAGTCGCAACCACATTTTTTTCCGAATCAACTTCAAGACCGATATCAACATATTTCAGGTATGAACTCGATGATTTCATTATTTTATCCCGACGAGGATGGTTCCAATTAAAGATATAAAGATCAGTCCATATGACTTCAGGCCAAGCTTTTCTCCCAAATAATGCGCCGCGACCGCCGTAAAAAGAATGCTCAGGTTTCTCAGTGTGGTGAGCTGTGCTGCCCCAGAGTCTTTGAGTGCATGGAGATAAATACTGAACCCTCCGAAGCTCATCAATCCAAGAATGCAGAGACGTCCCAACGATGTCTTGCTCACTTGATAAACCCGACTGCGCCTCTCCTTGCCAAGTAAAAGATAGGCAATAGCGACACGAATCACATCAGACACCCCTAGCAGCGCGAAGTGATTGGCGCCTGCAGTCACTGCCTTTTTATAAAAGACGCTGTAACCGACGATGCATAGTGCGGACGCCGCTGCCCACCACAAATGTTGATTCAGCTTCTCCTTTTTCCCCTGAAGCATCATCAACGAGAGAGAAACAGTCAAAATTGCAGCCCCGGCAACGCCGGTTGGAGTAATCTTTTCTCCGAGATAGAAAAATGATACCGGCCATAGAAGCAAGATCGCACCAGCACGGGATATGGTATATGCCAGGCCTAAACTTGATCCTTGAAAAGCAAGACTGATAGTCGCAAGAGAAAAGCCAGCAAATAACCCTGCACTAATTGTAAATGGCAATGTTTTTGCTGTAAGGGCGGATCCCAACTCCCCGCTCCCAGCTACAAGTGCAATTAAACAGGCGATGCCGCCCAATAAAACCGCACCAGCCGACACGTCGGCTACCGTTTTGAGGCCAGCATTCCAAATGGAATGAAGTAGCGCCGATACAATTATCAGAATTAAAGCAGTCAATTCCATACATAGCCTCTGCCGAATCACGTGGAGTGATCGTTTTCTTGGTATTGATAATGTCCAACGGACTACGATGGGAAGACGCTCGCACTTTCGGCTTGTGTCTTTCGCATGATTTCACGTCGCGCATTCATTAAACGCCGAACGAGAGTCGTGAAAATTAGCAGCAGCGCTGGCTCCAGCTTTCTGCCTGGCACGACCACTATGTCCGGTCTGACCATCCATGCGCCCTGCAGCGTATTTTTTAGAAATTGGAAGTCATCGGATTCGTTGAGTGTCAAGCGAATCACAGCATAAATCTCGTCCTCGCTCGGGATATTTAGAGACGAGAAGGGATTGGACGAGTCAATGATCGGGATGCGCTGAATATTGACATGCGTCCGAGAGAACTGTGGGCACAAATACCTTACGTAGTCAGGCATGCGCTGCAAAATGGATTCCGTTACTTCGGCTGCCGTATAGCCACGGGAAGTAGTGTCTCTATGCAGTTTCTGAATCCATTCCAGATTAATTGTAGGGACTACGCCAATCGTAAGGTCTACATACTTGGAAATATCGACCTTGTCCGTGACAATGGTGCCATGCAGCCCTTCATACAAGAGGCAATCGGTGTTCTCGGGCAGAGGCTCCCATTCAGTAAAGTTTCCAAGATTTTTTCCCCATTTATCTGCTTCGATTTCGTTATGCACGTAATGCCGTAGCTTGCCTGTGCCTGCCTCGCTGTACTCGCGGAATAAATTCTCGAGTTCATTCAACAGATTTGCTTCCGGATGCAAATGCGTAAAATGGGGATTCCCCTGCTTGGCCGCATCCGCCATCGCTACTTTCATGGCCTTGCGATCGTAACAATGGAACGAATCCCCCTCGATGAGCACAGAACAGATTTTTTCACGTTGAAAAATATCCTGAACTATGTTCGTGATTAATGTTTTTCCAGCTCCGGAAGAGCCCGTGATTGAAATAATGGGATGCTTTGCAGAAATCGAACTCCCTCCCTGGCTGAAATAATTATTTGTCTAAATCATCGATTGACGGCGCCCGTTCTTTTAATTTCCTTCTTAGACATGAAGTAATGCTCGATCTTTTTGGATCGGTTACAACCATGTCGTTTTAATGACCGACAGGGCATTGTTTTATTTCTTTAACCCATGCACAAGATCAATAAATTCATACGAATATGAGGGAATCTTCCATCTGTTGACGCTTACAGGAAGCATCGCGTGGTATGGCAAGGGAATAGTTTTTGGGCTCGCATAGCTGGCTCGGGCGCACCCTCTCCTCGCTGGGCATCACGAGAAAAATCGGTCCTCGCCGACAAGGGATGGGCCGTTTTCCCGGCCTTGTCCTGCATGGGTTTTTGATGCTCGCATGATTGAATTTGGTATCCGAATCATTCATGGAGCAACAACGATGGAGGCCAAGGCATCACGCCTCGGGGGACGGAAAAACGGTCTGCTGGGCATCGGCGTGCCAGGTTTGGACGACGTGCTCGGTGGGGGCATCGAGCCCAACCGCCTCTACCTGGTGGAGGGAACGCCCGGCGCCGGCAAGACGACCATCGCCCTGCAGTTCCTGCTCGAGGGCGCCAGGGCGGGCGAGTCGGTCCTGTACGTCACGCTCTCGGAAACCGAACAGGAACTGCGCGGCGTGGCCAATTCGCACGGTTGGGACCTGTCGGGGATCCACGTTCGCGAGATGCTCCCCGCGCAGGACAGCCTCCACCCCGAAGAGCAGTACACGATGTTCCACCCCTCGGAGGTGGAACTGAGCGAAACCACGCTGCGCATCCTCAGCGACGTCGACACGCTCAAGCCATCGCGCATCGTCTTCGACTCGCTGTCGGAGTTGCGGCTGCTGTCGGGCACGTCGCTGCGGTACCGCCGGCAGATCCTCGCGCTCAAGCAGTTCTTCGCGGGCCGGCAATGCACCGTGCTGCTGCTGGACGACATGACCGCCACCGAGCACGACCTGCAGGTGCAGAGCATCGCGCACGCCGTGCTTCGGCTCGAGCAGCTCAATTCCGACTACGGCTCGGCGCGGCGCCGCCTGCTGGTGGTCAAGTACCGTGGGCAGGCCTATCGCGGCGGCTTCCACGACTACAAGATCCATCGCGGGGGCCTGCAGGTGTTTCCGCGGCTCGTGGCCTCCGAGCATGCAACCAGCGGACCGCTGGTCAAGATGCCCAGCGGCATCGCGGAACTGGACGATCTGCTGGGAGGCGGTCTCGAGAAGGGAACGAGCACCCTGTTCGTCGGGGCGCCGGGCACGGGCAAATCGTCGGTGGCGGTGCAGTTCGCCGTTTCCGCCGCCCGGCGCGGCGAATGCGCCGCGCTCTTCATCTTCGACGAGAGCGTCAACACGCTGCGCACGCGCTGCGCCGGCCTGGGAATGGATCTGGAGCCGTACATCGCGTCGGGCCACCTGCGCATCAAGCAGGTCGACCCCGCCGAGCTCTCGCCAGGCGAGTTGGTCCACGAGATCCGCCTGGCCGTGACCGAGCACGCCGCAACGGTCGTCGTCATCGACAGCCTGAACGGCTATCTCAACGCCATGCCCGACGAGCGCTT
This region includes:
- a CDS encoding RuBisCO large subunit C-terminal-like domain-containing protein, giving the protein MKSSSSYLKYVDIGLEVDSEKNVVATYLIEKAVTSRLDGLAFLGSVAAESSTGTWTDVKTATAGANLIAGKVFAYDPAVGIAKIAYPIDLFEPGNISQLLTVIAGNAFGLADVSKLKLMDISLPKMYLASYLGPRHGIKGVYERLKIEKNIPIIGSIIKPKCGLTASEHAEICFDAWSGLASEGGTHGVDMVKDDEALTHQPAFGSDFYTRIRLSIDAMKRAEDISGRKKIYVPNVTSSNVLESIRRADFVARLGGDAIMIDFVMGGCSLLHTLRNQDLGLIIHGHRTLFAALHRAQDFGVDYMVWAKLFRVIGGDQVHTGTPAIGVMSSKKAAVLDIVASVTEATYLPSTSSASGLAQDFDGLRSVLPICGAGLDPLTTEKIVKELGPRVALFAGGGVHGHPGGTRAGAASLRESVEAVHSGTSFEDFAATRNVPWLNEALKHFGAFDKQSPNSDAGVNM
- a CDS encoding EamA family transporter, whose protein sequence is MELTALILIIVSALLHSIWNAGLKTVADVSAGAVLLGGIACLIALVAGSGELGSALTAKTLPFTISAGLFAGFSLATISLAFQGSSLGLAYTISRAGAILLLWPVSFFYLGEKITPTGVAGAAILTVSLSLMMLQGKKEKLNQHLWWAAASALCIVGYSVFYKKAVTAGANHFALLGVSDVIRVAIAYLLLGKERRSRVYQVSKTSLGRLCILGLMSFGGFSIYLHALKDSGAAQLTTLRNLSILFTAVAAHYLGEKLGLKSYGLIFISLIGTILVGIK
- a CDS encoding phosphoribulokinase gives rise to the protein MSAKHPIISITGSSGAGKTLITNIVQDIFQREKICSVLIEGDSFHCYDRKAMKVAMADAAKQGNPHFTHLHPEANLLNELENLFREYSEAGTGKLRHYVHNEIEADKWGKNLGNFTEWEPLPENTDCLLYEGLHGTIVTDKVDISKYVDLTIGVVPTINLEWIQKLHRDTTSRGYTAAEVTESILQRMPDYVRYLCPQFSRTHVNIQRIPIIDSSNPFSSLNIPSEDEIYAVIRLTLNESDDFQFLKNTLQGAWMVRPDIVVVPGRKLEPALLLIFTTLVRRLMNARREIMRKTQAESASVFPS
- a CDS encoding ATPase domain-containing protein, which codes for MEAKASRLGGRKNGLLGIGVPGLDDVLGGGIEPNRLYLVEGTPGAGKTTIALQFLLEGARAGESVLYVTLSETEQELRGVANSHGWDLSGIHVREMLPAQDSLHPEEQYTMFHPSEVELSETTLRILSDVDTLKPSRIVFDSLSELRLLSGTSLRYRRQILALKQFFAGRQCTVLLLDDMTATEHDLQVQSIAHAVLRLEQLNSDYGSARRRLLVVKYRGQAYRGGFHDYKIHRGGLQVFPRLVASEHATSGPLVKMPSGIAELDDLLGGGLEKGTSTLFVGAPGTGKSSVAVQFAVSAARRGECAALFIFDESVNTLRTRCAGLGMDLEPYIASGHLRIKQVDPAELSPGELVHEIRLAVTEHAATVVVIDSLNGYLNAMPDERFLIVQLHELLTYLGQAGVATLLVGAQHGLIGMQMQTPVDASYLADAVVLLRYFEFEGEVRQAISVLKKRGGAHERTIRDFSMTSSGLHVGEPLRHFRGILSGIPVPIDGVTATPP